A window of Sinimarinibacterium sp. NLF-5-8 genomic DNA:
GGCAGTGCAGTACGCGGCTGCGGCCGCGCGCGCATCGGCGGCCTCGAACACGCCGGCCACCACTGCAATCCAGTCGGCACCGGCCTGTACCACTTGTGCCGCATTGTCGGGGGTGATGCCGCCAATCGCGCAGATCGGCAGCCGGGGCCAGCGCGCGCGCGCGCGGCGCAGCGTTGCCAGATCGGCAGGCGGGGCATCAGGCTTGGTGGTGGAGGCAAAAAAGCGGCCAAAGGCGATGTAGCTGGCACCGCCATCCACCGCCGCCTGCGCGCGCGCCAGATCGTTGCCGCAGGTCACGCCGATGATCGCGTCTGCCCCCAGCAGCGCGCGCGCGCGCGCCAGGCTGGCATCGGTCTGTCCGACATGCACGCCGTCGGCGCCGATGGCCTGGGCGAGTACGGGATCGTCGTTGATGATGAGCCGGGCCCCTGCGGCGTGGCAGCACCGCAGCAGCGCGCGCGCCAGTGCAGGGCGTTGCGCCGGCGGATTCCACTTGTCGCGGTACTGGATCAGCCGCGCACCGCCGTCCACTGCGGCGCTCACGGCGTGGTACAGGCGCGCGCGATCCTGAACCAGCGCCTGCGAGGTGATGGCGTAAAGCAGGCGGCTCATGCGCGCGCGATGCGTCCGGGAATGGCGCGACCCTTGCCGATGGTCAGCGCGCGCGCCAGCGCCGCCTGGACCGCGCGCTGGGCGTTTTCAACCGCGTCAGGCAGGGCATCACCGAGGGCGACGCGCGCGGCCAGCGTCGAGGCCAGCGTGCAGCCGGCACCGTGAAAACCCAGCGCCACGCGCGGCCAGTGATAGCGGTTGACCGGCAGGTCGATGCGGTGCCAACTGTTTTCAACGATTTCGGTGGGTTCATCGCCGCCGGTGACCAGAACGCTTTGGCATCCCTGCGCCAGCAGCGCGCGCGCAGCGGCATCCAGATCCGGGGCGTCGGGCACCAGCAGCCGGGCTTCGGCGGCGTTGGGTGTGATGATGCTGGCGCGTGGCAGCAGCGCGTGCATCAGTGCGGCTGCGGTCTGATCCCCCGCCAGCGTGCCGCCGCCGCCTGCGCGCAGAACCGGATCGAGAATCACCGGCACTTGCAGGCGGTCGATGGTGCGCGCGATCACCGACACCTGACGGGCATCGCCGATCACCCCGATCTTGATCGCGTCGATGTGGCAATCATCGAGCAGCACCTCCAGTTGCTCGGCAAACAGATCGACGGCAATCGGCACCACGCGCTGCACGTTCTGGCTGTTTTGCACGGTCAGGGCGGTGATCACGCCCAGCGCGTGGGCGCCTTGCGCGGCAATGGCCTCGATGTCCGCCTGGATCCCGGCGCCGCCACTGGGATCGTGGCCGGATAAACACAGCACTTGCGGACGGCGTGCGGTCGGTTGTGACAGATGGGCGGTATTCATGAGACTCCGGAAACTTGCATTGGAAGGGGCTTTTGTGGTTGTCGTTGGCCAGTTGTACACAACGCCAGAGCGTGGCAACTGCCTGCCCCGGGCGGGTCTGGCAAATTCCGGGGGCAGTGGCGATTGTCCTTCAAGATGTTGATTTTAAAGGAATGCGGCAAATGGTCAGAAACTGCCCCAAGCGTACAAATCCATTGCTGGCGAGGCTTTGCGATATTTATGCCGGGGGTTGTACACAAAGTTATCCACAGAAGATGTGGGCAAGTCGATTTTTTCCTTTGTTGACGGGTGTTTGGGAGGTAAAGCTGAGAAGCTGTATGGCGATTCAGCGGCGTGGGTGGGTCTGGCCCAGGTCCAGCGGCTGATCGTCGTCGATCGCGCGCGGTGCGTTGGCACCGCCATCGGCGCCGCCAAGAGCCTCGGTCTGAACACTGGCCGGTGGAGCTGTGGGGGTCTGTTCGTCGGCGGGCGCGGGTTCATCATCGGGCAGTGGTTCGGGATCGTCGCCCGCCACAGCGGTTTGCGGATGCATCTGGCGCAGAATCCAGGCCGCGCGCGACTGCACATAGCCGCTGGGGGCATTGGCGCTGAAACGCCGTGGACTGGGCAAAACGGCGGCCAGTTGTGCGGCTTGCTGCTCGTTCAGCTCGGCGGCGGTGACCCCAAAAAAGCTGCGTGCGGCGGCCTCCACGCCGTACACGCCGGCGCCGAATTCGGCAATGTTCAGATACATCTCCAGAATCCGTTGCTTGGGCCACAGGGTTTCGATGGCCAGCGTCAGCCCGGCCTCCAGCCCCTTGCGCAGATAGCCCCCGCCTGACCACAGAAACAGATTCTTGGCGGTTTGCTGACTGATCGTGGAAGCCCCGCGTGGGCGCTCGCGGTGGCGGTTGTCGTCAATGGCCTGTTTGATCGCCTCGGTGTCAAAGCCGTGATGGCGATAAAACTTCTGGTCCTCGGCGGCAATCACCGCCTGCGCCATCGCCGGGGCGATACGGCTTTGCGGAACCCACAGATATTTCACCGGCTGTACCGGGCTGTTGACCATGAACGCGGTCAACGGCGGCGGCACCCAGCGCAGCAGGACGATCAGGCCGATCAGAAAAGCCAGCAGGGTCAGCAGAACCCAGATGAGGACGCCGAACCATGAACCGGATGCAGCAGCCTTGGTTTTTGGGGGAGGTGCGGCCTGGGGGGAGGTCACTGGCGTGCGTCGTGGTGCCTGGATGGGCGCCACCTGCGGCTGCGGATCGGGCGCCGCAGGCGCAGGCGGTGCAGCATGCCCCAGCGTTGGCGGCTGGCGGCTGGCGGCGGGTGTTGTGCCCTGCCGCTGCCGGGCAGGTGCGCTCAGCCCCGCAGCCGGGGAGGGGGGGGCGGGAGGCGCTGCCGCCGCAGCGGACGTGGTGTTGGCATGAAGCGTGGGGGATTTGCGCTCGGTCATTTTGGATTGGGCAAGGTGAAAACGGGGAGGGACAGATTCCAGACGATGGCCGCCAGCCGCAGCAAGGCGATGATCGCCATGCCGATGAGTGTGGGCAGCGGACGGGGCAGACCCAGGTGTTGCAGCAGAACATAGGCGCTGGCACCGGCGATCACGGCAGTGGCGTAAATATTGCCCCGACGCAGGATCATCGGGATCTCGGCGCACAGCACATCGCGCAGCACGCCGCCAAAGGCGCCGGTGATGGTGCCCATGATCACGGCAATGAGCCCGCCATAGCCACTGAGTTCGGCAATCCGGGTGCCGGAGATGCCAAACAGTGCCAGTCCCAGCGCATCGGCAACCAGCAGCGCCTTGTCGGGCGGGCGCCGGTAGCGGGTATAAACCACGGTGACCAGTGCGGCGATGAAAATGGTGATCAGAAAATCAGGCTGGGCGATCCAGAATACGGTGCGATCCAGCAACAGGTCGCGCAGGGTGCCGCCGCCGATGGCGGTGACGGTGGCAATGACCAGCACCCCGAGCAGGTCCAGCGATTTATGGCCGGCACTGAGCGCGCCGGAGATGGCAAATACCGCCACTCCGGCCAGGTCCAGCCATAACAGCAGCGTGACGGTATTCATGGGCTCAGGCGTGCATCAGATCGGCATTGGCAGACCCAGGTGCTGCCACAGGCGTAAGGTCGGCTCGGCTTGATTGAGGGTGTAGAAATGCAGCCCCGGCGCGCCGCCGTCGAGCAGGGTCCGGCACAGGCGCGCAACCACTTCGAGCCCAAAATCCTGCAATGAGGCCTTGTCGTCCTGATATTGCTCCAGCCGCAGCCGTATCCAGCGTGGAATATCGGCGCCGCAGGCCGCCGAAAAGCGGATCAACTGGGCGTGATTGGTGATGGGCATGATCCCGGCGATCAGCGGGATGCCGATCCGCGCGCGCGCGCAGCGTTCGGCAAAGTCAAAATAAGCATCGGCATTGTAAAAATACTGGGTGACCGCGCCGCTTGCGCCGGCTTCAACCTTGCGCTGGAACGCGGCAAAGTCAGCCGCCGGTGACAGCGCCTGGGGGTGTACCTCGGGATAGGCGGCCACTTCCAGGGCAAAGTGATCGCCATGCTGCTCACGGATGAACGACACCAGCTCGTTGGCATAGCGCAATTCGCCGGGCGCTTCGCTGCTCATCGATGTGGCCGGCAAGTCACCGCGCAGGGCGACGATGCGGCGGATGCCGCTGTCGCGGTAGCGTTGCAACAGTTCGGCGATGTGGGTGCGGGTGGAGCCGATGCAGGTCAAATGCGGCGCCGCTTCGATGCCGGTCTGCTGCGCCACCCGCATGACGGTGCCGTAAGTGCCGTCCTGTT
This region includes:
- the thiE gene encoding thiamine phosphate synthase; this encodes MSRLLYAITSQALVQDRARLYHAVSAAVDGGARLIQYRDKWNPPAQRPALARALLRCCHAAGARLIINDDPVLAQAIGADGVHVGQTDASLARARALLGADAIIGVTCGNDLARAQAAVDGGASYIAFGRFFASTTKPDAPPADLATLRRARARWPRLPICAIGGITPDNAAQVVQAGADWIAVVAGVFEAADARAAAAAYCTALTMD
- the thiD gene encoding bifunctional hydroxymethylpyrimidine kinase/phosphomethylpyrimidine kinase; its protein translation is MNTAHLSQPTARRPQVLCLSGHDPSGGAGIQADIEAIAAQGAHALGVITALTVQNSQNVQRVVPIAVDLFAEQLEVLLDDCHIDAIKIGVIGDARQVSVIARTIDRLQVPVILDPVLRAGGGGTLAGDQTAAALMHALLPRASIITPNAAEARLLVPDAPDLDAAARALLAQGCQSVLVTGGDEPTEIVENSWHRIDLPVNRYHWPRVALGFHGAGCTLASTLAARVALGDALPDAVENAQRAVQAALARALTIGKGRAIPGRIARA
- a CDS encoding trimeric intracellular cation channel family protein: MNTVTLLLWLDLAGVAVFAISGALSAGHKSLDLLGVLVIATVTAIGGGTLRDLLLDRTVFWIAQPDFLITIFIAALVTVVYTRYRRPPDKALLVADALGLALFGISGTRIAELSGYGGLIAVIMGTITGAFGGVLRDVLCAEIPMILRRGNIYATAVIAGASAYVLLQHLGLPRPLPTLIGMAIIALLRLAAIVWNLSLPVFTLPNPK
- the metF gene encoding methylenetetrahydrofolate reductase [NAD(P)H], with amino-acid sequence MADSVTFSFELFPPRTPAGVDKLPEVIARLAHVRPSFFSVTYGAGGSEQDGTYGTVMRVAQQTGIEAAPHLTCIGSTRTHIAELLQRYRDSGIRRIVALRGDLPATSMSSEAPGELRYANELVSFIREQHGDHFALEVAAYPEVHPQALSPAADFAAFQRKVEAGASGAVTQYFYNADAYFDFAERCARARIGIPLIAGIMPITNHAQLIRFSAACGADIPRWIRLRLEQYQDDKASLQDFGLEVVARLCRTLLDGGAPGLHFYTLNQAEPTLRLWQHLGLPMPI